Part of the Bacteroidota bacterium genome is shown below.
TTTAGTTGTCTATCGAAGGTAAAGTCAGTTAACTTATTTTCGCCTAACATAATTTTGGTGGCTATATTAACGTATGCTATTCCATATGCTTTGGCTATAAATGGAACCGTTCTGCTTGAACGCGGATTGGCTTCAATTACATAAACCTTTTCGTTTTTAATGGCAAACTGCATATTCATTAATCCTCTAATGTTCATTTTAAAGGCTAGTTTGGTAGCAATGTCTTCCATTTGTTTTTGTACATTTTCGCTTAAGCTAAATGGTGGTAATACGGCACTACTATCGCCACTGTGAATACCGGCAGGCTCTATGTGTTCCATCATACCTATAATGTGAACGGTTTCGCCATCGCATATTAAATCTATTTCGGCTTCTTCTGCCCTATCTAAAAAGTGGTCAATTAATACACGGTTTCCGGGTAAATCACCTAATAAATCGATTACTGCTTTCTCCAAGTCTTCATCGTTTATTACTATTTTCATGCCTTGTCCGCCTAATACGTAACTTGGACGAACTAACACGGGATAACCTACTTTATTCGCTACTGCAATGGCTTCGTCTGCATCTTCGGCTACGCCATAATTAGGATAAGGAATATCTAATTCTTTTAGTAAATCAGAGAATGAGCCTCTGTCTTCTGATAAATCCATATCAGGGAAACTAGTTCCTATAATTTTTATACCGTGCTCGTGGAATTTACGGGCTAGTTTTAAAGCTGTTTGACCACCTAGTTGTACGATTACGCCTTCTGGTTTTTCTTTTTCAATTATTTCGCGGATGTGTTCCCAGAAAATCGGCTCAAAATATAATTTATCAGCCATATCGAAATCGGTTGAAACGGTTTCTGGATTACAATTAATCATAATGGCTTCGTAACCGCATTCTTTTGCGGCCAATAAACCGTGTACGCAACAGTAATCGAACTCTATACCCTGGCCTATTCTATTTGGACCTGAACCTAGTACAATTACTTTCTTTTTATCGGAAACGATACTTTCATCTTCCTGGTCAAAGGTTGAATAGAAATAATTGGTTGGTGAAGGAAACTCGGCTGCACAGGTATCTACCATTTTGTAAACACGCTTAATGCCCATTTTCTTTCTTAAATCCCAAACTTCGTCTTCGCTAGTATCGGCTCCCAGTAAATGGGCTATTTGTGCATCGCTGTATCCTTTTTGTTTTAAGTCTAACATTACCTCGTGGGGCATGTTATTCAGGTTAAAACGTTTGCAGGTATTTTCTAAATGTACCATATCGCTTATCTGGTTCAGGAACCAACGGCTAATACGGGTCATTTTCTCTACTGATGAAATAGGTATCCCTAAACTCAATGCATCTTTTACGGCAAATATTCTATCCCAGCTAGGGTTTTTCAGTTTTTCTACTATGTCTTCTAATTTCTTTTGCTGGTAACCATCGGCTCCTAAACCATTGCGTTTTATTTCTAGCGACTGAATGGCTTTTTGCAGGGCTTCAATAAAGGTTCTGCCTATACCCATGGTTTCGCCCACTGATTTCATTTGTAAACCAAGGGTTTTGTTAGCTCCTTTAAATTTATCGAAATTCCAGCGTGGTACTTTTACTATTACGTAATCAATAGCCGGCTCAAAAAAGGCTGAAGTGGTTTTGGTTACGGGATTTTTTAATTCATCTAAGTGATAACCTATAGCCAGCTTGGCTGCAATTTTTGCAATTGGGTACCCGGTAGCTTTACTTGCCAACGCTGATGAACGTGAAACACGTGGGTTAATCTCCACTGAAATAATTTCTTCGTCTTCAGGGTTTACGGCAAACTGTACATTACAGCCGCCTGTAAAGTTTCCAATGCTGCGCATCATGTGTATAGCCATATCGCGCATACGCTGGTAAGTGCTATCGCTCAGGGTCATAGCAGGTGCAACAGTAATTGAGTCGCCTGTGTGAATGCCCATCGGGTCAAAATTTTCGATGGTACAAATTACTGTTACGTTGTTGTTTTTATCGCGTAACAATTCTAATTCGTATTCTTGCCAACCAAATAAGGCTTTTTCTACTAATACTTCGTGTGTTGGCGAAGCTTCTAAACCTCGTTTTAAAGCAGCATCTAATTCCGATTTATCTAATACAAATCCTCCGCCTGTTCCGCCTAATGTAAATGACGGGCGTATTACCAGGGGGAAGCCTATTTCTTGTGCAATTTCTTTTCCTTCTAAAAATGAGTTGGCCACACGTGATTGTGCAACGGGTACGCCTATATCAATCATTTTCTGGCGGAAAAGCTCTCTGTTTTCAGTGGTATTAATGGCTGCAATATCAACCCCAATCATACGCACATTATATTTATCCCAAAGGCCAATTTCATCGGCTTCGATGGCTAAATTTAAAGCTGTTTGCCCGCCCATGGTTGGTAAAACAGCATCAATATGGCGCTCTTGCAGAATTTGCTCAATACTTTCTATGGTTAATGGTAAAAGGTATACATGGTCAGCCGTTACTTTATCGGTCATAATGGTAGCCGGATTTGAGTTAATTAAAGTAACTTCAATTCCTTCTTCTTTTAATGAACGGGCGGCTTGACTTCCTGAATAATCGAATTCGCATGCTTGACCAATAATAATAGGTCCACTTCCAATAATAAGTACTGATTTAAGGCTGGTATCTTTAGGCATTTTCTATAATTTGTTGATTGAATGAAACAATCTGAAGCGTGTCCGTAAATGGAACTGCTTAAAATTGGGCAAAGATAATTATTGCCAGCAAACTATAAAGGGTGTGGAAAAGAAAGTGAAACAAATTGTAGTTATACTACTCAATTATTGGATTGTTAGCTTTTTATATAAAACCAATATATTTGATTGATGAAAACAGAATTGGTTAAATTTTTATTTTTTTCACTGTTCGTTTTGTTCCTATATGGGTGCGGATGTGATTTTCCGGGCAGAACGGGAATTGACTGTACGGAATATGCTATGAGAAATGGCCTGGCTTGCAAAATGAATATGGACTCAACCACCAATGGTTTTAAGCTGCAGGAACTGAACGCTACTTATATTGTTAAATATGAGTCAGATTCGGCCAATGCATTTGCACATGTGGTTGATACTACGTATTTGTATGATGATAGAAATATTGCCTTTACTGAGCTCACGAATGCATTATACCCTTATAACTTATATGTATATGAAGGTGGCAGGAATGTAAATTACACTTCGGATTTCAGTTATAAAATTATCAATTCAAACTCACAGGTGGTAAATGAAATTACGGATATTAAAATAATTTTTATCGGTAATAACTCAAAATGTTGCAGTAAGTATGCGGCACAGGATGTAAGCAGCTATCTATTAAATGGTGCTTTAAAAAGTAATGACAAAACTATTGTAATCAATAAAAAGTAAACAAGAAATATTTACTTGAAAAACAGGGTATAAATTAATACGCCTGCTACTATACCGCAAGCTATTCCAATATATTCTGCTACTTTATCTGCATCTCCGTTTTTCGAAGGGTTATTGGGTTTATCATCGGGCATGCTAAAAGCAATAGGTATTTTATAGTAAACCTGTACTGGCTTACCATTTTGACTACCGGGTTTCCATTTGGGCATTAACTGCAATACCCTTATTACTTCTTTGTTAAATGCCTCTGGTGTTTTACTAAGTATTGTTATATTGGTAACATCGCCCGCATCGCTAATAACAAATTTGGCAATTACTTTTCCTGTAATACCATTCTTTCTTTCTTCTGCCGGGTATTTTATGTTTTCATTCAAAAATTTATACATAGCTTCTTCTCCTCCCGGATACTGAGGTGGGATTTCTATATAACCAACTGTTGAATCTTTGGTTTGTGCATTTAAAAAACAGCATGCACAAAGCATAAAAATTACTGATAAAAATAGTTTATTCATAAATGCCGATAAAGACTTGTTCTCCCTGACGCAAAAAACCCCTATACATGCCATCGGAGTTAAAACTCAATTCAATATTGCCCAATTTGTCTAAGGCTATTAAACCCCCTTCGCCACCCATTTTAACTAACTTATCTTTTACTACATAATTACACGCTTGTTGTAATGAATAGCCTTTGTATTCCATTAAGCAACTTATATCGTAAGCTACTACGGCACGCATAAAAAACTCTCCATGGCCGGTGCAACTTATAGCACAGGTATTGTTATTGGCATAAGTACCTGCACCAATTATGGGGCTATCGCCTACTCTGCCAAAACGTTTATTGGTCATACCACCGGTTGAGGTAGCGGCAGCTAAATTACCCGCTGTATCAATGGCCACTGCACCTACAGTACCAAACTTTTTTTCGCCTGTTTCCAATACGGTATGGTCTAGCTGATAGCCATCGGTATCTTTTACATCCTGCCATTGTTTATAGCGCTCTTCGGTATAAAAATATTCATCGGGTTGAAAAGGCAATTGCATGGTTTTAGCGAACTGTTCTGCATCTTTCCCCTGCAAAAAAACATGCCCTGATTTTTGCATAATAACTTTGGCTAGATGAACAGGGTTTTGTACTTGGCTGATGCCTGAAACAGCACCTGCCTGCAATGTTTTTCCTTCCATAATAGATGCATCCATTTCGTGTGTGCCTTTATTGGTAAAAACAGCACCTCTGCCTGCGTTAAACAATGGAAAGTTTTCCAGACTCATTACTGCAGCTTCTACCGCATCTAAACTGGAGCCACCTCCACTTAATATTTTACTTCCCGCTTCTAAGGCATTTTGTAAACCTTGTTTGTATTGCGCTTCTTTTTCAGGTGTCATTAATGAGCGGAGTATTGTACCTGCTCCACCATGTATAGCTATTGCGTGTTGATTTGCCATTGTCAAAAATTAATGGACAAAAAAACGGTTTTACCTATGATAATAAAAGTATGTGCAGAAATAAATAAACCTACTTTTCGTCTTTCCAGTTTGGAACGGTAAAACGGATGGTATCGTTTTTTATATACGTTCTAAAAGACATGTCAGGCAAGGCATTCCCACGTTTATTGGCAAACTCTGTATCCCAATTGCCCCGGGTTATTTTAAAGGTATTATAGTTTTTATTGAAACTGTTTATATGCAATATTCTTTTATCGTAACCTAAAAAACTAAACTTAAATCGTTCATCCTTTTCGTTCCAGTTGTTAAAATCGCCCGTTAAATAAACAGCATCGGTAGTGCCCGGTGGCAATTGTTCAATAATAAAAACTACTCTTCTTTTTAAACTATAATCTAACCAATTCACTATACGCAAGTCAACGGTATCATTATCCTGACAGCACTCAAACTTTCTATTACTTAACTTTTCTAATCTTGCATTAGCTTCTTCACTATGCCAGCCACCACGGGTAATTTTAAATTCGTGGGCTTCGTTGTCTTTTAGTTTCAGCACATATATGTATTTACCATTGCTTAGTTTTTTAAATACAAAGCGGTCATCTTTATCATTCCAGTTATTAAAATCGCCTGCCAAATATATTCTATCTGTTGGCTCGGTATACTCAGGCACTTTATGAATAATGAATATTATTTTTCTTAAACCATCACTCACTTCCATCCGTTGTGAAAAATTGATGGTTGAAGGTAATGGTGGCGGTGCGGGTTTTTCTGATACGCCCGGTAAGGTTATATCTAAAAAGTTAGCTCTTCTGCGTATAATGTTTTTATAGTTTGGTGCTTTATCAAACCAGTTCACTACTCTTAAATAAGTGGTATCGCGTTTTAATAAATTAACTGTTCTGTTGCTTAATTCCTGAAAGTTGGCATCAGCTTCCTGAAAATCCCAACCGCCACGTGTTACTTTAAACTCATGCGTTCTTCTATCGTTAAAATTCATGGTTAAAACCAACTTGCCACCAGGCAGTTTTGAAAAGGTTAAATTTTTGTCGTAAGGGTTCCAGTTATTAAAGTCACCCACTAAAAACACATCGGCACTTTTAGGTGTATTCTGTGGCACACTTTCTATTATAAAAGTATGTTTGGTTTGTGTTTGTAATGGTAAGTCGAGCCAAGCTTTAATGTTTATTTTTACGGTATCTTTTTTACCAAAATCTATTTGACGTATATTTACTTCTCTACCAAATTCATTGGCTTCAACGGTTTCATTAAAACCTCTGTTTATTTTAAACTCTACTTTATTGGCCAGCTTAAATAGGGTTAAATAGTATTTATTATTTTTAGCTTTTGTAAACTTAAACGACTCGTTAGCCAAGCCCCAGTTGTTAATATTACCCATAAAAAATATAGTGGTATTTTTAGGTGTATTAACCGGCAACGAATCAATTTCTAATACCATACGTGAGCAGTTTACGGGCTCTAAATCGTGCCAGCTAACAATGTTATTTTCTATCTGATCGCTTGAGTCGGCTGTAAGCAGTGTACGGTTTCCAAATTCACCACCACAGCTATCTGTTTCAGTTGTGGTCCAATCGCCACGCGTAAACTTATATTCTATTTTACCAAAGCCCATTGGCAAATCAACCCAATAGGTTTTATCAGCAGCGTTATACTTTAAAATATAATTGGCATCTCCCGGATTCCAATTGTTAAAGTTACCCGCTACAAATATTTGCGAACCTTTTGGTGTATTGGTTGGTACGTTGGTTATAACCAATTTTTTTCGCGTACACGCAGAGAACACCACCAACAGGCAGCTTGCTAAAAATAATATATGCTTTGGTTTATACTGCATGTTTAATTTTTACGAGTCCATCCAGGTTAAAAAATCATCAACCTTAACCCTGCTTACCAATATTTCTTCTGTGGCCTTTGGTTCTACTTCAATTAATAAGCGGCTGTTGAAATACTTATTTACTTTGCGTATACTTTTTATAGAAACAATATAGCTGCGTGTGGCTCTGAAAAATAGTTTAGGGTCAAGCTGATGTTCCAGTTCATCCAATCTGAAATCAACAATACTTTTTTGCCCTTGGCTATTGACTAAATAAATAGTGTTTCGTTCTGCATAAAAATACGCCACATCATCAATGGGTATAAACTTATACTGGTCGCCTATTTTGGTTAAAAACCTCGACTTATATGTTTTAACGGGTTGGAATAAATCTCTTAGTTTATTGGTATCTATGGTTTGGCTGGCAAACGATTCTTTTACTATGTTTAACTTATCGAGTGCTTTTTGCAGTGCTTTTTCTTCAATTGGTTTTAGTAAATAATCTATACTGTTTAATTGGAATGCCTTAATAGCATACTCATCGTATGCGGTAGTAAAAATAATAGGTTTGGTAATTTTCACGTGGTCAAATATTTCAAAACTTAAACCATCGGCCAATTGTATATCGAGAAAAATAATATCAAACTGCTGGCTACTGCTTAACCACTCCACGGCATCCTGTACACTATCAATTTCTTTTACAAATTGTATAGTGCTATCCACGTTGGTAATTAACCGCTTTAACTCGTGGCGTGCAAATGGTTCGTCTTCAATTATTACTGCTCTCATCTTAAATTAATCAATTAGTGGTACTGAAATAACAAATGACTCCTCTGTTTTATTAATCACTATCTTTCTATCGCTCACGTAATCATATCGGTTGCTGATCATTGTCAATCCCAGCCCGCTAGAGTATTCGCGCGTTTCTTTAATTTGTAAATTATTACTTACTGTTAAAGTATCGTTTTCTGTTTTTACAGTAATGTGTAGTGGCCTGTTGCTACTTATTACGTTGTGCTTAATGGCATTTTCCACCAACATTTGCAAAGTAAGTGGGATAATTTTTTTTGTAAGTGCCCTTTCTTCTACCTGTACATCAAAAAACAGCATATCCATAAAACGTACTTGCAATAAATCAGCATAGGTATTAAAAAAACTAAGCTCTTCGCTTAGTAAAATAGTTTCTTTGTTTCTATACTCTAAAATATTGCGGTACACGCCTGAAAGCTTTCTTAAAAAATCGGCTGCTTTATCTTGGTTAATATATATAAGTGAAGAAAGGGTATTTAAATTATTGAATAAAAAATGGGGGTTGATTTGTGTGCGTAACAGTTCTAAGCTAAACTGTGCCTTCTCTTTTTCAAATGCTTCTTTTTCAATTTTCGAACTATTCCATTTCTGTATTAAGTAACTACTGAAATCAAAAATCACAAACAATTCTATCACTAAAACCAAAACCAAAAATTTAATGAAAACATCAAAGAAACCAACGTAGGTATAGTTACCAAAAAAATTATAAATAAGCACTTCGCTAAATTTATCGGAATAAGGATTGCTCGTTACATCTAAAGTTAAACCAATAAAAACATAGCTTAAAACAATGTGCAGTAAAATAATAATGCCCCCGCTTACTGATACTCTTAGTATGGACTCCATGATTAACCTTTTCTTGGGGTTTACATTCCAATCATAATTTTCATTAAGCCAGTCTTTAAACTGGTAGGTAACGGTAAATGCAATAAAAAAAGACGCACTATCTAACAGGAATCTTTTAATTAAATCGTCCAAAAAAAACGGGAAGCCCCTTAAAGATTGGGTTAAAGTAAATATGAGCGTATAAATAATTACGCTTAATTGTATGCGTAATCGCCCTCTCTTATCTACCATGTTACACCTCATTGCACAATTATATCGTTTTTTTATTGCTCAAACTCTATAGCACCATCAAAAGTTTTTTCAATTTGTTTCTCAAATTTCTGGTCACCTTGTACTATCAGTATAGTGTATTTTCCTTTGGGTAGTTCACTGATATCGTATCCTTTGCTTAGTTCCAAAACATTTTTATATGAATCGGAAAATATGGTAATGCCGTTTTTAACTATGCTGATTTTTACTTTTTGGTTATCTGTTTTGCTCAAATCCAAAGTAACCATATTGGCATTGTCATAAGTAACAGAAGCTTTCATAGTTTTGGTGCTGAAAGTTGCAGTATTTTTATTGGTTCCGGACTGTGTGTCGGTTTTAGTCGGGTTAGCAGCCAATACATTTAAGCCGTATATAACCAGGGCGATTGAAATAATTATTGCTTTCATATTGTTTGGTTTTTAAATTTAACGAAACAAAGATGCTTTGAATAATGACTCCTATAAAGTATATAAGTACGAAATTAAGATTTAAGTGTACGAAGTGATTGTTTACGTTATCCAACTGTAACTAGTCTTTGTATAAAATAAAAAGGCGCTTTGAAGCGCCTTTTTATTTTTATTGTATTACTACACTATCTCTAATAATATAATTGGTTTGAAACAATCCCATTGCACCGGGTATGTTTCCTTTTATATTAGCAGGTGGGCCACTAAACATACCTCCATCGTTGTTTACCTGGTTTTGCCAGCCTGTATAAAAATCAAATGATTCTTTGCTTATCGAGAAAAACTCGCATTTTATTTCATCACCTTTTTTATAATCACTTAACAATTCAATACCAGGTATTCTTCCGTTCAATCCGCTGTTTGATGCTACAAATATATCAGTCGGTTGATTTTGTAAAGTATCATTTCTATAAAACCTGAACACATAATACTCATCAAAAGTGGTGTGTACATTGGCATATAATTTACCTACGTATTTACCAGGCTTATCCTCGTTTGGTTCTGCTCTTATACTATCAATAGGTAATGGTGTAACGGGTATTTTGGAAAGCGATTCGTATATTTTTCCATCAACAGTTACCTGTAGCTTATATACTCTGCCATCGTTAATACCCGGAAAACTGTTGGTTTCATATCGGCCATTACCAACAAAAGTTAAGTTAGCAGTATTTCCTTTATCGTCACTGTAAACTACTGTTGCATTGTTTACATAATTACGGCCTCCATTGTTAATGGCTACAGGTTTTGATACTATTACATATTGTGTTTCGCTTCCATTTAACAACCATGCTTCAATTACCACGGGTGGCACTTTTCCGCTGTTTTTATTTACATCGTAATCGGCTGTTATATCTACCGGTTCACCACACGAAGCCATTAAAAAGCTAAGTGACAGTAATGCTATTATTAATTTATTTATATTTTTCATCGAACTATTTATTAAAAGGTAATATTATAAGTAACTGAAGGTATTAAAGGGAATAACCACGACATGACTATTTGTTTATCATTGGATGTTTTATCATCATCAATTTTTACGTTTTGGCTATACACTGAAAATGGGTTTTGTCTGTTGTACACATTATAGATGGAGAAGTTCCACATACCTTCCCATTTTCTGCCTTCTTTTTTCTTGCTTTTTAGGTTAGCCGAAATATCTAAACGGTGGAAATCGGGAGTACGTTCGCCATTGCGCTCGCTATAATATACTGCCGAACCGTAATCAAAATAATACTTAGCAGCTGGCAATGTTACCGGGCGACCTGAGCCATAAGTCCAGTTAGCACCAAAACTCCAACGCTCGTTTAATTCATGTGTTACACCTATGTTTATATTGTGTCTTCTGTCCCAAGGAGCATAGTATGCTTTGCCATTGTTTATACCATCAATTTGCAACTCGGTAACTGACCATGTATAACTGATTGAACCTTGCGTTTTACCAACTGATTTTTTAGCATAAAACTCTAATCCGTAACTCCAGCCTTTTCCTCTTAAAATATCGGTTTCAATAGCCGGGTTTAACAACAACTGGGCGTTGTCTTTAAAATCAATGGCATTGTTCATCCATTTATAATAACCCTCTACTGATACTTCTACTTTATCATCAAACAGGTTTTTAAAATAACCTAAGCCTACCTGATCTGCCGATTGCGGGTCTACATAACGTGAGCTTGGTACCCACATGGTAATAGGTAATGGAGCTGTTGAGTTGCTTAACATATGCATATACTGGTATGTGCGGCTATACGATGCTTTGATTGAACTTGTTGTATTTAACATGTAACGCATACCAAAACGTGGTTCTAAACCCATAAAGGTTTTATCTACATCAAAAAAGCCATTGTTTATTGTGTCTGTTATTTCTTTAACATCCTTTTTGGCATTGTTAGCATAGGTATAAATAGTAGCTCCGTTGTTTTGAAAAGCTGATAGCCTAAGTCCGTATTGCAAACTAATACGCGAGGTTGCTTTTTGCTCATTGCTTGCATACAATCCATACTCTAACGAATAATTTTTAGGAACAATTAAATCTTTAAAAATAGAGTTCTTGTCATTGGGTTTTACTTCGCCCGGTTGAAAAGTTCTGCTGCTTATTTGCCCGCCAAATTTTAAATCGTTTTTGTTGTTTAATGCGTAACTAAAATCTTGCTTAATGCTATACTCGGTAATATTAGCCTTCCAGTCAAACCCTTGTACACCGCTGTTTACGCCTAAACCATAATTAAAATCGCTAAAAATACCTGTTGTGTTTGAAAACAAACGGTTGTTAAATACATGGTTCCATCTTACTGTTCCGGTAGCATTACCCCAGTTTAAACCAAAACCGCTTGAGCCAAAAACATCTTTACCAAAATAACCGGCCACAAACAATCTGTCTTTATCGCCCAGTTTAAAATTTATTTTGGCGTTTACATCATAAAAATAAAGTTTGGTACTACTCACATCTTTATCGCTCGAGCCCATTAAAAACAAATCAAAATAGGTTCTTCTGCCTGATATAATATAAGAGCCTACATCTTTTTTAATAGGTCCTTCAAAAGTTGCCTTGGCTGATAGTAAACCAATAGAAGCAGAACCTGCTCTTTTCTTTAAATTTCCATCGCGGCTTCTTATATCAACTACGGATGATAAACGGCCTCCAAATTGTGCCGGAATGGCTCCTTTGTAAACCTCAGCACTTTTAATAGCATCTGCATTAAATACGGAGAAAATTCCTACTAAATGGGATGGATTGTAAACGGGTGCTTCATCTAATAAAATTAAATTCTGGTCTGAACTTCCGCCTCGCACAAAAAACG
Proteins encoded:
- the carB gene encoding carbamoyl-phosphate synthase large subunit; protein product: MPKDTSLKSVLIIGSGPIIIGQACEFDYSGSQAARSLKEEGIEVTLINSNPATIMTDKVTADHVYLLPLTIESIEQILQERHIDAVLPTMGGQTALNLAIEADEIGLWDKYNVRMIGVDIAAINTTENRELFRQKMIDIGVPVAQSRVANSFLEGKEIAQEIGFPLVIRPSFTLGGTGGGFVLDKSELDAALKRGLEASPTHEVLVEKALFGWQEYELELLRDKNNNVTVICTIENFDPMGIHTGDSITVAPAMTLSDSTYQRMRDMAIHMMRSIGNFTGGCNVQFAVNPEDEEIISVEINPRVSRSSALASKATGYPIAKIAAKLAIGYHLDELKNPVTKTTSAFFEPAIDYVIVKVPRWNFDKFKGANKTLGLQMKSVGETMGIGRTFIEALQKAIQSLEIKRNGLGADGYQQKKLEDIVEKLKNPSWDRIFAVKDALSLGIPISSVEKMTRISRWFLNQISDMVHLENTCKRFNLNNMPHEVMLDLKQKGYSDAQIAHLLGADTSEDEVWDLRKKMGIKRVYKMVDTCAAEFPSPTNYFYSTFDQEDESIVSDKKKVIVLGSGPNRIGQGIEFDYCCVHGLLAAKECGYEAIMINCNPETVSTDFDMADKLYFEPIFWEHIREIIEKEKPEGVIVQLGGQTALKLARKFHEHGIKIIGTSFPDMDLSEDRGSFSDLLKELDIPYPNYGVAEDADEAIAVANKVGYPVLVRPSYVLGGQGMKIVINDEDLEKAVIDLLGDLPGNRVLIDHFLDRAEEAEIDLICDGETVHIIGMMEHIEPAGIHSGDSSAVLPPFSLSENVQKQMEDIATKLAFKMNIRGLMNMQFAIKNEKVYVIEANPRSSRTVPFIAKAYGIAYVNIATKIMLGENKLTDFTFDRQLKGYAIKEPVFSFNKFPNVNKELGPEMKSTGESIRFIKDLNDPHFRQLKSEKSMFLSK
- a CDS encoding energy transducer TonB yields the protein MNKLFLSVIFMLCACCFLNAQTKDSTVGYIEIPPQYPGGEEAMYKFLNENIKYPAEERKNGITGKVIAKFVISDAGDVTNITILSKTPEAFNKEVIRVLQLMPKWKPGSQNGKPVQVYYKIPIAFSMPDDKPNNPSKNGDADKVAEYIGIACGIVAGVLIYTLFFK
- a CDS encoding isoaspartyl peptidase/L-asparaginase, with amino-acid sequence MANQHAIAIHGGAGTILRSLMTPEKEAQYKQGLQNALEAGSKILSGGGSSLDAVEAAVMSLENFPLFNAGRGAVFTNKGTHEMDASIMEGKTLQAGAVSGISQVQNPVHLAKVIMQKSGHVFLQGKDAEQFAKTMQLPFQPDEYFYTEERYKQWQDVKDTDGYQLDHTVLETGEKKFGTVGAVAIDTAGNLAAATSTGGMTNKRFGRVGDSPIIGAGTYANNNTCAISCTGHGEFFMRAVVAYDISCLMEYKGYSLQQACNYVVKDKLVKMGGEGGLIALDKLGNIELSFNSDGMYRGFLRQGEQVFIGIYE
- a CDS encoding LytTR family DNA-binding domain-containing protein, giving the protein MRAVIIEDEPFARHELKRLITNVDSTIQFVKEIDSVQDAVEWLSSSQQFDIIFLDIQLADGLSFEIFDHVKITKPIIFTTAYDEYAIKAFQLNSIDYLLKPIEEKALQKALDKLNIVKESFASQTIDTNKLRDLFQPVKTYKSRFLTKIGDQYKFIPIDDVAYFYAERNTIYLVNSQGQKSIVDFRLDELEHQLDPKLFFRATRSYIVSIKSIRKVNKYFNSRLLIEVEPKATEEILVSRVKVDDFLTWMDS
- a CDS encoding histidine kinase encodes the protein MVDKRGRLRIQLSVIIYTLIFTLTQSLRGFPFFLDDLIKRFLLDSASFFIAFTVTYQFKDWLNENYDWNVNPKKRLIMESILRVSVSGGIIILLHIVLSYVFIGLTLDVTSNPYSDKFSEVLIYNFFGNYTYVGFFDVFIKFLVLVLVIELFVIFDFSSYLIQKWNSSKIEKEAFEKEKAQFSLELLRTQINPHFLFNNLNTLSSLIYINQDKAADFLRKLSGVYRNILEYRNKETILLSEELSFFNTYADLLQVRFMDMLFFDVQVEERALTKKIIPLTLQMLVENAIKHNVISSNRPLHITVKTENDTLTVSNNLQIKETREYSSGLGLTMISNRYDYVSDRKIVINKTEESFVISVPLID
- a CDS encoding DUF4249 domain-containing protein produces the protein MKNINKLIIALLSLSFLMASCGEPVDITADYDVNKNSGKVPPVVIEAWLLNGSETQYVIVSKPVAINNGGRNYVNNATVVYSDDKGNTANLTFVGNGRYETNSFPGINDGRVYKLQVTVDGKIYESLSKIPVTPLPIDSIRAEPNEDKPGKYVGKLYANVHTTFDEYYVFRFYRNDTLQNQPTDIFVASNSGLNGRIPGIELLSDYKKGDEIKCEFFSISKESFDFYTGWQNQVNNDGGMFSGPPANIKGNIPGAMGLFQTNYIIRDSVVIQ
- a CDS encoding TonB-dependent receptor, whose amino-acid sequence is MKQKKTIYFIILLQLFSFKALLADNNADKVSISGYVKDSKTGEDLIGVTVYEKASNVAVSTNAYGFYSITTTKGKHVFSFKYLGYQLYDLEVDLQSNTTKNINMEVVGKKLNEIQVNSKKKDQNIQTVQMSTNTISMEQLKKSPALFGEVDLIKNIQQLPGIQSAGEGTSAFFVRGGSSDQNLILLDEAPVYNPSHLVGIFSVFNADAIKSAEVYKGAIPAQFGGRLSSVVDIRSRDGNLKKRAGSASIGLLSAKATFEGPIKKDVGSYIISGRRTYFDLFLMGSSDKDVSSTKLYFYDVNAKINFKLGDKDRLFVAGYFGKDVFGSSGFGLNWGNATGTVRWNHVFNNRLFSNTTGIFSDFNYGLGVNSGVQGFDWKANITEYSIKQDFSYALNNKNDLKFGGQISSRTFQPGEVKPNDKNSIFKDLIVPKNYSLEYGLYASNEQKATSRISLQYGLRLSAFQNNGATIYTYANNAKKDVKEITDTINNGFFDVDKTFMGLEPRFGMRYMLNTTSSIKASYSRTYQYMHMLSNSTAPLPITMWVPSSRYVDPQSADQVGLGYFKNLFDDKVEVSVEGYYKWMNNAIDFKDNAQLLLNPAIETDILRGKGWSYGLEFYAKKSVGKTQGSISYTWSVTELQIDGINNGKAYYAPWDRRHNINIGVTHELNERWSFGANWTYGSGRPVTLPAAKYYFDYGSAVYYSERNGERTPDFHRLDISANLKSKKKEGRKWEGMWNFSIYNVYNRQNPFSVYSQNVKIDDDKTSNDKQIVMSWLFPLIPSVTYNITF